Proteins from a single region of Ensifer adhaerens:
- a CDS encoding nuclear transport factor 2 family protein, which yields MTERSVLETSVRALYLARNVNDLDTMMAQLHPDFSFRIVGNGRLGTMALAVNTPETVRSSFQALVENWDLSEMEMVGAYADGETIVVHRAGVICFIPSQTRQRTEIIDKFTFRDGRIVDLTEFVDTLFVAETIGLLDTRERDYSSSTLDRMSL from the coding sequence ATGACCGAGCGAAGCGTGTTGGAAACCAGCGTGCGCGCACTCTATCTCGCCCGCAATGTCAACGATCTCGACACCATGATGGCGCAACTCCACCCGGACTTCAGCTTCCGCATCGTCGGAAACGGCAGGCTCGGCACGATGGCGCTCGCGGTCAACACACCGGAAACGGTGCGCAGCAGTTTCCAGGCCCTCGTGGAGAACTGGGACCTGAGCGAGATGGAAATGGTCGGCGCTTACGCTGACGGCGAAACCATCGTCGTCCACCGCGCCGGCGTCATCTGCTTCATTCCATCGCAAACCCGACAACGGACCGAAATCATCGACAAGTTCACGTTCCGTGACGGCCGGATCGTCGACCTGACGGAGTTCGTCGACACCTTGTTCGTCGCCGAGACGATCGGGCTACTGGACACTCGGGAGAGAGACTATTCGTCCTCAACCCTCGACAGAATGAGCCTTTGA
- a CDS encoding DUF1775 domain-containing protein yields the protein MNTTRIASLSLGLTLAASGIAHAHATFENDTAPVESTFKAVLQVPHGCDGKPTTEVQIKLPEGFVFAKPQPKPGWELEVIKGDYQKTYDNHGEKVPSGPVEIRWKGGNLSDDYYDTFVVRGKLSGFDKETVLAFPTTQLCGAEGKVVWDQVAAEGQNAHDLKSPAPTVTVTMADAADPHAGHGGHMAAADGSAELGDLEISGGSVKAMLPGAKVGGGFLTIRNGGAGEDRLVAVESPAAARVEIHEMKMENDVMKMRKLDDGVAVPAGETVELKAGGLHLMFMDVKTPFKEGEAVPVTLVFEKAGRVDATFPVGSAKGGEAAGGHKHH from the coding sequence ATGAACACGACCAGGATCGCTTCGCTTTCGCTCGGCCTTACCCTTGCCGCCAGCGGCATTGCCCACGCCCATGCGACCTTCGAAAACGACACGGCGCCGGTGGAGAGCACCTTCAAGGCGGTGCTGCAGGTGCCACACGGCTGCGATGGCAAACCGACGACCGAAGTGCAGATCAAACTGCCCGAAGGCTTCGTCTTCGCCAAGCCGCAGCCGAAGCCCGGCTGGGAGCTCGAGGTGATCAAGGGCGACTACCAGAAGACCTACGATAATCACGGCGAGAAGGTGCCGTCCGGCCCTGTGGAAATCCGCTGGAAGGGCGGCAACCTCTCGGACGATTACTACGATACCTTCGTCGTTCGCGGCAAACTCTCGGGCTTCGACAAGGAGACCGTGCTTGCCTTCCCGACCACGCAGCTTTGCGGCGCCGAAGGCAAGGTCGTCTGGGATCAGGTTGCCGCCGAAGGCCAGAATGCGCATGACCTGAAGAGCCCGGCACCAACCGTGACGGTAACCATGGCCGATGCTGCCGATCCTCATGCGGGCCATGGTGGACATATGGCAGCGGCCGACGGGTCAGCGGAGCTCGGCGACCTCGAGATATCCGGCGGTTCGGTCAAGGCCATGCTGCCCGGTGCGAAGGTCGGCGGCGGCTTCCTGACGATCCGGAATGGCGGGGCAGGTGAAGACCGGCTGGTGGCGGTCGAAAGCCCCGCGGCCGCTCGTGTCGAAATCCATGAAATGAAGATGGAAAACGACGTAATGAAGATGCGCAAGCTCGATGACGGCGTTGCGGTACCGGCCGGGGAAACGGTCGAGCTCAAGGCCGGTGGCCTGCATCTGATGTTCATGGACGTGAAGACGCCGTTCAAGGAAGGCGAAGCCGTTCCCGTCACGCTCGTCTTCGAAAAGGCTGGCAGGGTCGATGCGACATTCCCGGTTGGCTCGGCCAAGGGCGGCGAGGCGGCGGGCGGCCACAAGCATCATTGA
- the gcvT gene encoding glycine cleavage system aminomethyltransferase GcvT translates to MCEPARERQTWRPDLEQNPHLKHTPLHALHLSLGARMVPFAGYDMPVQYPDGVMKEHQHTRVAAGLFDVSHMGQVIVRPKSGKVEDAALALEKLVPVDVLGLGEGRQRYGLFTDAEGGILDDLMIANRGDHLFLVVNAACKDADFELLKAGLSDTCDVTMLDDRALIALQGPHAEAVLGELWADVSAMRFMDVAEADLHDVTCIISRSGYTGEDGFEISIPVASAVDVTQRLLEHPDVKPIGLGARDSLRLEAGLCLYGNDIDTTTTPVEGAIEWAMQKARRAGGAREGGFPGADRILGQLADGASRRRVGLRPEGRAPVRGGAKLFADAEGKTPVGQVTSGGFGPSVDGPVAMGYVDAGHTDVGTTLFAEVRGKYLPVAVAALPFVKQTYKR, encoded by the coding sequence ATGTGTGAGCCGGCGCGGGAGCGCCAGACCTGGAGGCCGGATTTGGAACAGAATCCCCATTTGAAACATACGCCGCTGCATGCGCTGCACCTCTCCTTGGGCGCGCGCATGGTGCCCTTTGCCGGTTACGACATGCCGGTGCAGTACCCCGATGGCGTGATGAAGGAACACCAGCACACCCGCGTTGCCGCTGGCCTCTTCGATGTCTCGCACATGGGCCAGGTCATTGTTCGGCCGAAGTCCGGCAAGGTCGAAGACGCAGCACTTGCGCTTGAGAAGCTGGTGCCGGTCGATGTGCTCGGCCTTGGCGAGGGTCGGCAGCGCTACGGCCTCTTCACCGATGCCGAAGGCGGCATTCTTGACGATCTGATGATCGCCAACCGTGGCGATCATCTCTTCCTCGTTGTCAACGCCGCCTGCAAGGACGCCGACTTCGAGCTTCTGAAGGCTGGCCTGTCCGACACCTGCGATGTGACGATGCTTGACGATCGCGCGCTGATCGCGCTTCAGGGACCGCACGCCGAGGCCGTTCTCGGCGAACTCTGGGCCGATGTCTCGGCCATGCGTTTCATGGACGTCGCCGAAGCCGACCTGCACGACGTCACCTGCATCATCTCCCGCTCGGGCTATACCGGCGAAGACGGTTTCGAAATCTCCATTCCCGTCGCATCCGCGGTCGACGTGACCCAGCGTCTGCTCGAACACCCCGACGTCAAGCCGATCGGCCTCGGCGCCCGCGATTCGCTGCGGCTCGAAGCCGGCCTTTGTCTCTATGGCAACGATATCGACACCACGACCACACCGGTCGAGGGCGCCATCGAATGGGCGATGCAGAAGGCTCGGCGGGCCGGCGGCGCCCGTGAGGGCGGCTTCCCGGGCGCCGATCGCATCCTCGGCCAGCTTGCTGACGGCGCCTCGCGTCGCCGCGTCGGGCTGAGGCCGGAGGGACGCGCGCCCGTGCGCGGCGGCGCCAAGCTCTTTGCCGATGCCGAGGGCAAGACGCCGGTCGGTCAGGTGACCTCGGGCGGCTTCGGCCCCTCGGTCGATGGCCCGGTCGCCATGGGCTACGTCGATGCCGGTCACACGGACGTCGGCACTACCCTTTTTGCGGAAGTGCGCGGCAAGTACCTGCCGGTGGCGGTCGCCGCCCTGCCTTTTGTCAAACAAACCTACAAACGCTGA
- the gcvH gene encoding glycine cleavage system protein GcvH: MLKFTEEHEWLKIEAGVATVGITEHAAGQLGDLVFVELPETGSTFAKGDSAATVESVKAASDVYCPLDGEIVEVNQAIVDDPSLVNSDPQGAAWFFKLKLANPSEADALLEEAAYKELVA; the protein is encoded by the coding sequence ATGTTGAAGTTCACTGAGGAACACGAGTGGCTGAAGATCGAAGCTGGTGTCGCAACCGTCGGCATCACCGAGCACGCCGCTGGCCAGCTCGGCGACCTCGTTTTCGTTGAGCTGCCGGAAACCGGCTCCACGTTCGCCAAGGGCGATTCCGCCGCCACCGTCGAATCCGTCAAGGCAGCTTCAGACGTCTATTGTCCGCTTGACGGCGAAATCGTCGAAGTGAACCAGGCGATCGTCGACGATCCGTCGCTGGTCAACAGCGACCCGCAGGGCGCTGCATGGTTCTTCAAGCTGAAGCTTGCCAACCCCAGCGAAGCCGACGCCCTTCTCGAAGAAGCGGCCTACAAGGAGCTCGTCGCCTGA
- the gcvP gene encoding aminomethyl-transferring glycine dehydrogenase — translation MSMPKDFTFTDYKPYDFANRRHIGPSPAEMDEMLKVVGYPTLDALIDDTVPPSIRQKTPLAWGAPMTEREALDKMRETANRNQKLVSLIGQGYYGTITPPVIQRNILENPAWYTAYTPYQPEISQGRLEALLNYQTMVCDLTGLDVANASLLDEATAAAEAMAMAERVSKSKAKSFFVDENCHPQTIALLKTRAEPLGWQIVIGNPFTDLDPVDVFGAIFQYPGTYGHVHDFTGLIARLHQTGAIATVAADPLALALLKSPGEMGADIAIGCTQRFGVPVGYGGPHAAYMAVKDAHKRSMPGRLVGVSVDARGNRAYRLSLQTREQHIRREKATSNICTAQVLLAVMASMYAVFHGPKGIKAIAQSVHQKTVRLAMGLEKLGYTVEPGVFFDTITVEVGKLQGIILKTAVAEEVNLRKIGETKIGISLDERSRPVTLEAVWRAFGGDFKVEEFEPGYRLPESLLRTSEYLTHPIFHMNRAESEMTRYIRRLSDRDLALDRAMIPLGSCTMKLNATAEMLPITWPEFSEIHPFVPKEQAAGYQHMIEDLSEKLCAVTGYDAISMQPNSGAQGEYAGLLTIRAYHLARGDAHRDVCLIPTSAHGTNPASAQMAGMKVVVIKVSDNGDIDMDDFRAKAEQYAENLSCCMITYPSTHGVFEENVREVCEIVHKHGGQVYMDGANMNAMVGLARPGDIGSDVSHLNLHKTFCIPHGGGGPGMGPIGVKAHLAPYLPGHPETDGNDGAVSAAPFGSASILPISWSYCLMMGGEGLTQATKVAILNANYIAARLKGAYEVLYKSSKGRVAHECIIDTRPLVESAGVTVDDVAKRLIDCGFHAPTMSWPVAGTLMIEPTESETKAEIDRFCDAMLAIREEARAIEEGRMDKTNNPLKNAPHTVEDLVGEWDRPYSREQACFPPGAFRVDKYWSPVNRVDNVYGDRNLICTCPPLESYAEAAE, via the coding sequence ATGAGCATGCCCAAGGACTTCACCTTTACCGACTACAAGCCGTATGACTTCGCCAACCGGCGTCATATCGGCCCGTCGCCGGCCGAAATGGACGAGATGCTGAAGGTTGTCGGCTACCCGACGCTCGATGCGCTCATTGACGACACCGTTCCGCCGTCGATCCGCCAGAAGACGCCGCTTGCCTGGGGCGCACCGATGACCGAGCGCGAAGCGCTCGACAAGATGCGCGAAACGGCCAACCGCAACCAGAAGCTCGTCTCGCTGATCGGCCAGGGCTACTACGGCACGATCACGCCGCCGGTGATCCAGCGCAACATCCTGGAAAACCCGGCCTGGTATACGGCCTATACGCCCTACCAGCCGGAAATCAGCCAGGGTCGCCTCGAAGCGCTGCTCAACTACCAGACCATGGTCTGCGACCTGACGGGTCTCGACGTTGCCAACGCCTCGCTGCTCGATGAGGCGACCGCTGCCGCCGAAGCGATGGCGATGGCCGAGCGCGTCTCGAAGTCGAAGGCCAAGAGCTTCTTCGTCGACGAGAACTGCCACCCGCAGACGATCGCGCTTCTGAAGACCCGCGCCGAGCCGCTCGGCTGGCAGATCGTCATCGGCAATCCCTTTACCGATCTTGATCCGGTCGACGTCTTCGGCGCGATCTTCCAGTATCCAGGCACTTACGGCCACGTGCATGACTTCACCGGCCTGATCGCCCGTCTGCACCAGACCGGCGCGATCGCAACCGTCGCTGCCGATCCGCTGGCGCTGGCGCTCCTGAAGTCGCCCGGCGAAATGGGCGCCGACATCGCCATCGGTTGCACCCAGCGCTTCGGCGTTCCGGTCGGTTATGGTGGTCCGCACGCGGCCTACATGGCCGTCAAGGACGCGCACAAGCGCTCCATGCCCGGCCGTCTTGTCGGTGTCTCGGTCGATGCGCGCGGAAACCGCGCCTATCGCCTGTCGCTGCAGACCCGCGAACAGCACATCCGCCGCGAAAAGGCGACGTCGAACATCTGCACCGCGCAAGTGCTGCTCGCCGTCATGGCCTCGATGTACGCCGTCTTCCATGGGCCGAAGGGCATCAAGGCGATCGCCCAGAGCGTTCACCAGAAGACCGTCCGTCTCGCCATGGGCCTCGAAAAGCTCGGCTACACCGTCGAGCCGGGCGTGTTCTTCGACACGATCACCGTTGAAGTTGGCAAGCTGCAGGGCATTATCCTCAAGACTGCTGTCGCCGAGGAAGTGAACCTGCGCAAGATCGGCGAGACCAAGATCGGCATCAGCCTCGACGAGCGTTCGCGCCCTGTCACGCTCGAAGCTGTCTGGCGCGCCTTCGGTGGCGATTTCAAGGTGGAAGAGTTCGAGCCGGGCTACCGCCTGCCGGAAAGCCTCCTGCGCACCAGTGAGTACCTGACGCACCCGATCTTCCACATGAACCGCGCCGAAAGCGAGATGACGCGCTACATCCGCCGTCTGTCCGACCGCGACCTCGCGCTCGACCGTGCGATGATCCCGCTCGGCTCGTGCACGATGAAGCTGAACGCGACGGCGGAAATGCTGCCGATCACCTGGCCGGAATTCTCGGAAATCCATCCGTTCGTTCCGAAGGAGCAGGCGGCCGGCTACCAGCACATGATCGAGGATCTGTCGGAGAAGCTCTGCGCCGTCACCGGCTATGACGCGATCTCGATGCAGCCGAACTCGGGTGCGCAAGGTGAATATGCCGGTCTCCTCACGATCCGCGCGTACCACCTGGCACGAGGCGACGCCCATCGCGACGTCTGCCTGATCCCGACCTCGGCGCACGGCACCAACCCGGCGTCCGCCCAGATGGCCGGCATGAAGGTGGTGGTCATCAAGGTCAGCGACAACGGCGACATCGACATGGATGATTTCCGTGCGAAAGCCGAGCAGTACGCGGAAAACCTCTCGTGCTGCATGATCACCTATCCGTCGACCCATGGCGTGTTCGAAGAGAACGTGCGCGAGGTCTGCGAGATCGTGCACAAACATGGCGGTCAGGTCTACATGGACGGCGCCAACATGAACGCCATGGTCGGCCTTGCCCGCCCGGGCGATATCGGCTCCGACGTCAGCCACCTGAACCTGCACAAGACCTTCTGCATCCCGCACGGCGGCGGTGGTCCCGGCATGGGCCCGATCGGCGTCAAGGCGCACCTCGCACCCTACCTGCCCGGCCATCCGGAAACGGACGGCAACGACGGCGCGGTGTCTGCAGCTCCCTTCGGTTCGGCTTCGATCCTGCCGATCTCCTGGAGCTACTGCCTGATGATGGGTGGCGAAGGCCTGACCCAGGCGACGAAGGTGGCGATCCTCAACGCCAACTACATCGCAGCAAGGCTGAAGGGCGCCTATGAAGTGCTCTACAAGTCGTCGAAGGGCCGCGTGGCGCATGAGTGCATCATCGACACCCGTCCGCTGGTCGAAAGCGCCGGCGTCACGGTTGACGACGTTGCCAAGCGCCTGATCGACTGCGGTTTCCACGCCCCGACCATGAGCTGGCCGGTTGCCGGCACGCTGATGATCGAGCCGACGGAATCGGAGACCAAGGCCGAGATCGACCGCTTCTGCGATGCGATGCTGGCGATCCGCGAGGAAGCCCGCGCGATCGAAGAAGGCCGGATGGACAAGACCAACAACCCGCTGAAGAACGCACCGCACACGGTCGAAGACCTGGTCGGCGAGTGGGATCGTCCCTATTCGCGCGAACAGGCCTGCTTCCCGCCGGGCGCCTTCCGGGTCGACAAGTACTGGTCGCCGGTCAACCGCGTCGACAACGTCTATGGCGACCGCAATCTCATCTGCACCTGCCCGCCGCTGGAAAGCTACGCGGAAGCGGCTGAGTAA
- a CDS encoding response regulator has translation MVSTPKRLLLVEDDAHDARFVKRAFAQVDGTIDLALAADAEDAIAQLAQTHFDYVLLDIKMPGSDGIELLRRIRRGPATVLIPIIILTSSSNPTDVLQCYRAGANAYVAKPDSVSGYRHFAEAFVRFWIENTILPPGMTSRR, from the coding sequence GTGGTCTCGACGCCAAAGCGACTGCTCTTGGTGGAGGACGACGCGCACGACGCGCGCTTCGTGAAGCGCGCCTTCGCACAGGTCGACGGCACCATCGATCTGGCGCTGGCAGCGGATGCGGAGGACGCCATCGCCCAGCTCGCCCAGACCCATTTCGACTATGTGCTCCTGGATATCAAAATGCCCGGCAGCGACGGTATCGAGCTTCTGCGGCGCATCCGCAGGGGACCGGCGACCGTCCTCATCCCGATCATCATCCTGACGTCATCCAGCAACCCGACCGACGTGCTCCAGTGCTATCGCGCCGGAGCCAATGCCTATGTTGCCAAGCCGGATTCGGTCTCCGGCTACAGGCATTTTGCCGAGGCCTTCGTCCGCTTCTGGATTGAAAACACCATCCTGCCTCCCGGAATGACCTCACGCCGCTAA
- a CDS encoding sensor histidine kinase yields the protein MAAFNEDLVFKALYETFPDPVIIIDAERIIRSANNAALRQFGYSPEEFIDRSVRLIYANDAEYEKRLRNRAARVDETAARTSNYLYVRRDGSTFSGHLRTTPLLDEQGEELALIGIIRDVSDLTEAVGERQKASEMLNAALEAMPEGFAIFDRQERLIVYNRAYQAICGPAGAALEPGITAEEIMLLARQGGHYPDALPGTREGDEWIASRLHDFRHPDGRPKIYRYADDRWLRVENIKAKDGNTVVARIDVTDLKRAELALERQRQELEHKNEALDQFTATVSHDLKAPLRHIAMFSEMIEDDLAAGDEAELAENARHLRDSVKRMNRVIDSLLDYAQIAHRISHWTEVRLADIVAETLTILASDVQDAQATFEVGELPELEGDPELLRRLVQNLIGNAIKYRHADRQPAIRIQGGVADQIVEFVVEDNGIGIDPRYSTRIFEVFQRLHKDESTYGGTGIGLALAKRIAESHDGSIRLDTTFREGARFIVLLPRRLRKAN from the coding sequence ATGGCGGCGTTCAATGAGGATCTCGTCTTCAAGGCGCTCTACGAGACGTTTCCCGACCCCGTGATCATCATCGATGCCGAGCGCATCATCCGCTCCGCGAACAATGCCGCCCTTCGCCAGTTCGGCTATTCCCCGGAAGAATTCATCGACCGCTCCGTACGGCTGATCTATGCCAACGACGCTGAATATGAAAAGCGCCTGCGCAACCGCGCGGCGCGCGTCGACGAAACCGCCGCACGGACGTCGAACTATCTCTATGTCAGGCGCGACGGGTCTACATTTTCCGGCCACCTTCGCACCACGCCGCTGCTCGACGAGCAGGGCGAGGAACTGGCGCTCATCGGCATCATCCGCGATGTTTCGGATCTCACGGAGGCCGTAGGCGAGCGTCAGAAGGCGTCCGAGATGCTCAACGCAGCGCTGGAAGCCATGCCTGAGGGCTTTGCCATATTCGATCGGCAAGAGCGGCTGATCGTCTACAACAGGGCCTATCAGGCGATCTGCGGGCCGGCAGGTGCAGCGCTGGAGCCTGGCATCACGGCCGAAGAAATCATGCTTCTGGCGCGACAGGGTGGTCACTATCCCGATGCCCTGCCGGGCACACGCGAAGGCGACGAATGGATCGCCTCACGCCTGCACGATTTCCGCCATCCCGATGGGCGTCCCAAGATCTACCGCTACGCCGATGATCGTTGGCTGCGTGTGGAAAACATCAAGGCCAAGGACGGGAACACTGTCGTCGCCCGCATCGACGTTACGGATCTGAAACGCGCCGAACTTGCGCTCGAGCGCCAGAGGCAGGAACTCGAGCATAAGAACGAGGCGCTCGATCAATTCACCGCGACGGTCTCCCATGACCTCAAGGCACCGCTCAGACACATCGCCATGTTCTCCGAAATGATCGAGGACGATCTGGCGGCAGGAGACGAGGCTGAACTCGCCGAGAACGCGCGTCACTTACGCGACAGCGTGAAGCGCATGAACAGGGTAATCGACAGCCTGCTCGACTATGCGCAGATCGCGCACCGTATCAGCCACTGGACGGAGGTGCGGCTCGCGGACATCGTCGCCGAGACGCTGACCATTCTTGCCAGCGATGTTCAGGACGCGCAGGCAACCTTCGAGGTTGGCGAGCTGCCGGAACTGGAAGGGGACCCGGAGCTCCTCCGCCGCCTGGTCCAGAACCTGATCGGCAACGCGATCAAGTATCGGCACGCCGACCGCCAACCGGCGATCCGCATTCAGGGCGGCGTCGCCGATCAGATCGTTGAGTTTGTGGTCGAAGACAATGGCATCGGCATCGACCCGCGCTATTCGACACGGATCTTCGAGGTGTTCCAGCGGTTGCACAAGGACGAGAGCACCTATGGCGGCACGGGGATCGGTCTGGCACTTGCCAAACGCATAGCCGAGAGCCATGACGGTTCGATCCGACTTGACACCACCTTCCGCGAAGGCGCACGTTTCATCGTGCTTCTTCCGAGGCGGCTGCGGAAGGCAAATTAG
- the sufA gene encoding Fe-S cluster assembly scaffold SufA produces MGFAVMSLTDAAADRVRAIVEGAGADAKGIRVGIKKGGCAGMEYAVDLVTEPNPKDDLIEHQGASVWVAPEAVLYLLGTQMDFEVTTLRSGFTFHNPNQTSACGCGESVELKPADLAALAAQGDAVVRAN; encoded by the coding sequence ATGGGCTTTGCCGTAATGAGCCTGACCGATGCCGCCGCTGATCGCGTCCGTGCGATCGTCGAAGGCGCCGGTGCCGATGCCAAGGGCATTCGCGTCGGCATCAAGAAGGGCGGCTGCGCCGGCATGGAGTATGCCGTCGACCTGGTGACTGAGCCCAACCCCAAGGACGACCTGATCGAACATCAGGGCGCCAGCGTCTGGGTCGCGCCCGAGGCCGTGCTCTACCTGCTTGGCACGCAGATGGATTTCGAAGTCACGACGCTTCGTTCCGGATTCACCTTCCACAATCCGAACCAGACGTCCGCGTGCGGCTGCGGCGAATCGGTCGAACTGAAGCCCGCCGACCTCGCGGCTCTCGCCGCACAGGGCGATGCGGTGGTGCGCGCCAACTAA
- a CDS encoding SUF system Fe-S cluster assembly protein has protein sequence MSLDATEEKVDVREGIVHSAIPAEELARLSDDIIAALKTVYDPEIPADIFELGLIYKIDIEDDRMVKIDMTLTAPGCPVAGEMPGWVENAVGAVEGVSGVEVAMTFDPPWTPDRMSEEAQVAVGWY, from the coding sequence ATGAGCCTTGATGCAACGGAAGAAAAAGTCGATGTCCGCGAGGGCATCGTGCATTCGGCAATCCCGGCCGAGGAACTGGCGCGCCTCAGTGATGATATCATCGCCGCGCTGAAGACGGTCTACGACCCGGAAATCCCTGCCGACATTTTCGAGCTTGGTCTGATCTACAAGATCGACATCGAGGACGACCGCATGGTCAAGATCGACATGACGCTGACCGCACCGGGCTGCCCGGTTGCCGGCGAAATGCCGGGCTGGGTGGAGAATGCCGTCGGCGCAGTCGAGGGCGTATCAGGCGTCGAGGTCGCAATGACCTTCGATCCGCCGTGGACGCCGGACCGTATGTCCGAGGAGGCACAGGTCGCGGTCGGCTGGTACTGA
- a CDS encoding cysteine desulfurase, giving the protein MEHSVPVPAYDVETIRKDFPILSRTVYGKPLVYLDNGASAQKPQVVIDAVAHAYANEYANVHRGLHFLSNAATEAYEAAREKVRRFLNAPSVDNVIFTKSSTEAINTVAYGYGMPKLGEGDEIVLSIMEHHSNIVPWHFIRERQGAKLVWIPVDDDGALHVEDFVKCLTDKTKLIAITHMSNALGTVVPVKEICRIARERGIPVLVDGSQGAVHMPVDVQDIDCDWYVMTGHKLYGPSGIGVLYGKTDRLKEMRPFLGGGEMIEVVTEDTVTYNDPPHRFEAGTPPIVQAIGLGYALDYMDKLGRAAIQAHEADLTAYARERLSSVNSLRVFGNAPGKGSIFAFELAGIHSHDVSMVIDRAGVAVRAGTHCAQPLLKRFGVTSTCRASFGLYNTRAEVDALADALEHARKFFA; this is encoded by the coding sequence ATGGAACACTCTGTACCGGTGCCTGCCTACGACGTCGAAACGATCCGCAAGGATTTCCCGATCCTGTCGCGAACCGTCTACGGCAAGCCGCTTGTCTATCTCGACAACGGCGCATCGGCGCAGAAGCCGCAGGTCGTGATCGACGCGGTGGCCCATGCCTATGCCAATGAGTATGCCAACGTCCATCGCGGCCTGCATTTCCTGTCAAATGCCGCGACGGAAGCCTATGAGGCGGCGCGCGAGAAAGTACGCCGCTTCCTCAATGCCCCCTCGGTCGACAACGTCATCTTCACCAAATCCTCGACCGAGGCGATCAACACGGTCGCCTATGGCTACGGCATGCCGAAGCTTGGGGAAGGCGACGAGATCGTGCTCTCGATCATGGAGCACCATTCCAACATCGTTCCCTGGCACTTCATCCGCGAACGCCAGGGCGCCAAGCTTGTCTGGATCCCGGTCGACGACGACGGCGCGCTCCACGTCGAAGACTTCGTCAAATGCCTGACCGACAAGACCAAGCTCATCGCCATCACCCATATGTCGAATGCGCTGGGCACGGTGGTTCCCGTCAAGGAGATCTGCCGCATTGCCCGCGAGCGCGGCATTCCGGTTCTGGTCGACGGCAGTCAGGGTGCCGTTCACATGCCGGTCGATGTCCAGGACATCGATTGCGACTGGTACGTGATGACCGGTCACAAGCTCTATGGTCCCTCAGGCATCGGCGTGCTCTACGGCAAGACCGATCGCTTGAAGGAGATGCGGCCGTTCCTCGGCGGCGGCGAGATGATCGAGGTGGTGACTGAAGACACCGTCACTTACAACGATCCGCCGCACCGCTTCGAAGCCGGCACGCCACCGATCGTGCAGGCAATCGGCCTCGGCTATGCGCTCGACTATATGGACAAGCTCGGTCGGGCAGCGATCCAGGCGCACGAGGCGGATCTGACGGCCTATGCGCGCGAACGCCTGTCGTCGGTCAATTCGCTGCGCGTCTTCGGCAATGCGCCCGGCAAGGGCAGCATCTTCGCCTTCGAACTCGCCGGCATCCACTCGCACGATGTGTCGATGGTGATCGATCGCGCCGGTGTCGCCGTTCGCGCCGGCACGCATTGCGCTCAGCCGCTCTTGAAACGCTTTGGCGTTACCTCCACATGCCGTGCATCTTTCGGCCTTTACAATACCAGGGCCGAGGTGGATGCGCTGGCGGATGCGCTGGAGCATGCGCGCAAGTTCTTCGCTTGA